A stretch of Treponema vincentii F0403 DNA encodes these proteins:
- a CDS encoding dicarboxylate/amino acid:cation symporter, producing the protein MEKQSGRKLGLLPQLGLGILAGVLLGLFVPAPVMGIIATIKKLLGSLIFFAVPLVIFGFIAPAICDLKANAGKMLGVFLLISYLSAVGASLFSTVAGYILIPFLHIPAQAAELVEIPSTAFLLNIQPIMPVMTALVLAILAGISVIWTKASTVEKLLKEIQAMVLEIVNRVIVPVLPFFIATTFAELAYSGSLTRQLPVFLKVIIIVLIGHFIWMTLLYLIGGAVSKQNPLEVVKHYGPAYATAVGTMSSAATLPVALRCAHKSSVLPADIVDFAIPLGATTHLCGSVLTETFFAMTISQLLYGSIPPVGTMVLFSFLFGVFAVGAPGVPGGTVMASLGIVISVLGFDEIGTGLLIAIFALQDSFGTACNVTGDGALALILRGIFYKPDGTVKQA; encoded by the coding sequence ATGGAAAAACAAAGCGGTAGAAAATTGGGACTATTACCGCAACTTGGCTTGGGGATTCTTGCCGGTGTGCTGTTAGGGCTGTTCGTACCCGCTCCGGTGATGGGGATTATTGCAACGATTAAAAAGTTACTCGGTTCACTGATCTTTTTTGCCGTTCCGCTCGTTATCTTCGGATTTATTGCGCCGGCAATTTGCGATTTGAAAGCAAATGCAGGCAAAATGCTCGGCGTCTTTTTGCTGATATCGTATTTGTCCGCAGTCGGGGCATCCCTGTTTTCGACTGTAGCAGGATACATTCTTATTCCGTTCCTGCATATTCCTGCACAGGCTGCCGAATTGGTGGAAATACCCTCTACGGCGTTCTTGCTGAACATACAGCCGATTATGCCGGTTATGACCGCATTGGTATTGGCTATATTAGCCGGTATTTCGGTTATTTGGACAAAGGCGTCAACCGTTGAAAAACTCTTGAAAGAGATTCAGGCAATGGTGCTCGAAATCGTGAACCGTGTTATCGTACCGGTACTGCCGTTCTTTATTGCGACAACCTTTGCCGAACTTGCATACAGCGGCAGCTTAACCCGCCAGCTTCCGGTATTCTTAAAGGTTATTATCATCGTATTGATCGGGCATTTTATCTGGATGACGCTGCTATATCTTATCGGCGGCGCGGTTTCAAAGCAGAATCCGCTGGAAGTCGTAAAGCACTACGGCCCTGCCTATGCAACTGCAGTCGGTACGATGTCAAGTGCGGCGACCTTGCCCGTTGCGTTACGCTGTGCGCATAAATCCAGCGTTTTACCGGCAGATATCGTCGACTTTGCCATCCCGCTGGGAGCGACAACCCATTTGTGCGGTTCAGTTCTAACCGAAACATTCTTTGCGATGACGATATCTCAGCTTCTATACGGCTCGATCCCCCCGGTCGGGACGATGGTTTTGTTCTCGTTCCTATTCGGCGTATTTGCTGTCGGAGCACCCGGCGTACCCGGCGGAACGGTTATGGCGTCCCTCGGTATCGTTATCAGCGTACTCGGCTTTGATGAAATCGGCACCGGCTTATTGATTGCTATTTTTGCACTGCAGGATAGCTTCGGTACGGCATGTAACGTAACAGGAGACGGTGCGCTTGCGCTTATTCTGCGCGGTATTTTCTATAAACCCGATGGAACGGTAAAACAGGCTTAA
- the hydA gene encoding dihydropyrimidinase encodes MKKTLITGGTLVTENDTFNADIAITGTTITGIGHFNPVDFDSVYEFPGCYVMPGLIDAHTHLELQQSPQYRAVDDFYTGTVAAACGGTTSVIDHIAFGPAGCNLHYSIDRYHELAKKAVIDYSFHGVIQHVDDAILQELSGIIKNEGITSFKAYTTYGFKIDDTGFYRLLKTVKEAGGILTVHSENDSLISYLRSKFVKEKKMLPIYHARSRPNETEAEAVSRLIHFSELAEDAPLYIVHLSTGEALISVVEGRQHVNRLFVETCTQYLTLSEEKYGNENGSPDDPENIEGLKYIMAPPLRRKQDIEALWLGLANGDIQVVATDHCPFLLKEKMDTKGDFTKGPGGAPGIEERVRIIFSEGVQKKRISLERFVQVMAANPARIFGMYPQKGCLLPGADADITVINPNAQEVLTKKNLKSACDYCTYEGMKVQCAIDSVFSRGELIVKNNEFLGEKGRGQFIFRKPPF; translated from the coding sequence ATGAAAAAAACATTGATAACGGGCGGTACGCTTGTAACCGAGAACGATACGTTTAATGCGGACATTGCGATAACCGGCACTACGATAACCGGAATCGGGCATTTTAATCCCGTCGATTTTGATTCCGTATATGAATTTCCCGGATGTTATGTTATGCCGGGACTGATCGATGCTCATACGCATCTGGAATTGCAGCAGTCTCCGCAGTACCGCGCCGTCGATGACTTTTATACCGGTACCGTTGCGGCAGCCTGCGGCGGTACAACCTCCGTTATCGACCACATCGCGTTCGGCCCTGCCGGATGCAATCTGCATTATTCCATTGACCGGTACCATGAGCTTGCCAAAAAAGCGGTTATCGACTACAGCTTTCACGGTGTTATTCAACATGTCGATGACGCCATCTTGCAGGAATTATCCGGTATCATCAAAAATGAAGGGATTACGAGCTTTAAGGCCTATACGACTTACGGATTTAAAATCGACGATACGGGCTTTTACCGCTTGCTGAAAACCGTTAAAGAAGCGGGCGGAATTTTAACCGTCCATTCGGAAAACGATTCGCTTATCAGCTATCTCCGGTCGAAGTTTGTAAAAGAAAAGAAAATGCTGCCTATTTATCATGCCCGCAGCCGCCCCAACGAAACCGAAGCGGAAGCCGTTTCCCGGCTGATTCATTTTTCCGAGCTGGCGGAAGATGCTCCGCTGTATATTGTGCACCTTTCTACGGGAGAAGCGCTTATCAGCGTTGTAGAAGGGCGGCAGCACGTTAATCGGCTGTTTGTTGAAACTTGCACGCAGTATCTGACACTTTCGGAAGAAAAATACGGGAATGAGAACGGTAGTCCCGATGATCCTGAAAATATCGAAGGGCTCAAATACATTATGGCGCCGCCCTTGCGCAGAAAGCAAGATATTGAAGCACTTTGGCTCGGGCTGGCAAACGGCGATATCCAAGTCGTAGCGACCGACCATTGCCCTTTCCTGTTAAAAGAAAAGATGGACACCAAAGGCGACTTTACAAAGGGTCCGGGCGGCGCTCCGGGTATCGAGGAGCGGGTACGGATTATCTTTTCCGAAGGGGTACAAAAAAAGCGGATTTCGTTAGAGCGCTTCGTACAGGTGATGGCGGCCAATCCTGCCCGCATCTTCGGGATGTATCCTCAAAAAGGATGTCTGTTGCCCGGAGCTGATGCCGATATCACGGTCATCAATCCCAATGCCCAAGAAGTGCTGACAAAGAAAAACCTGAAAAGCGCCTGCGATTACTGCACGTATGAAGGAATGAAGGTGCAGTGCGCAATTGATTCCGTATTCAGCCGCGGCGAATTGATCGTAAAGAACAATGAATTTCTAGGAGAGAAAGGTAGGGGGCAGTTCATCTTTAGAAAACCGCCGTTCTAA
- a CDS encoding LemA family protein gives MSKGLKTGLIILGIIVLIIFSLYGCVSSSYNSMVTADENVKAAWSQVENVYQRRFDLIPNLVNTVKGYANHEEKVFTEIAEMRSRAGGVINVSDEVLNDPESFEKFQKVQSDLGGALQRLLAVAENYPELKANENFRDLQSQLEGTENRIAVERKRFNEAVQTYNMLVRRFPQAFLANMFGFREKAYFKADEQAATAPTVNFN, from the coding sequence ATGAGCAAAGGATTAAAAACAGGACTCATCATTCTCGGCATCATTGTGCTGATTATTTTTTCGCTGTACGGTTGTGTCAGCAGTTCGTATAATTCGATGGTAACAGCGGATGAAAACGTGAAAGCGGCATGGAGTCAGGTGGAAAATGTGTATCAGCGCCGTTTTGATTTAATACCCAATCTGGTCAACACCGTAAAAGGCTATGCGAATCACGAAGAAAAAGTATTTACCGAAATCGCTGAAATGCGTTCCAGAGCAGGCGGTGTTATCAATGTTTCGGACGAGGTCTTAAATGATCCCGAATCGTTTGAAAAGTTCCAAAAAGTACAGAGCGATTTGGGCGGCGCACTGCAGCGGCTGCTCGCCGTAGCGGAAAATTATCCGGAATTAAAAGCGAATGAAAACTTCCGCGACTTGCAAAGCCAGCTTGAAGGAACCGAAAACCGCATCGCCGTGGAGCGGAAGCGCTTTAATGAAGCGGTGCAAACGTACAATATGCTGGTCAGGCGGTTCCCGCAAGCATTCCTCGCCAATATGTTCGGCTTTAGAGAAAAAGCATATTTTAAGGCTGACGAACAGGCTGCAACCGCGCCTACGGTTAATTTTAACTAA
- a CDS encoding TPM domain-containing protein produces MMKKDKLLKLMNISPTQMSEITDTVAEAEKKTTGEIALAVVYQSDSYAFVELFIAFCAVFTAFFILFLCSAPIWNLLERTVWFPSPAQLTAVIGGGAAAVVLIVYFLVNIPAVDRLIIPDTLKNRRVYARALQHFVESGVYKTAEHSGVLIFVSVLERKVFVIADSGIAEKVAQNEWDGICKIMTEGLKKRSAAQAFADSVKECGRILQQHFPNKAENPNELPDGLIFLES; encoded by the coding sequence ATGATGAAAAAAGACAAGCTGTTAAAATTGATGAATATTTCTCCGACGCAGATGAGCGAAATTACCGATACCGTTGCGGAAGCTGAGAAAAAAACAACGGGAGAAATCGCACTTGCGGTTGTGTATCAAAGCGATTCGTATGCCTTTGTAGAGCTGTTCATTGCGTTTTGTGCGGTATTTACCGCTTTTTTCATCTTGTTTTTATGCTCCGCCCCTATCTGGAACCTTTTGGAACGCACCGTTTGGTTCCCATCGCCTGCACAGCTGACGGCGGTTATCGGGGGCGGTGCGGCTGCAGTTGTGCTTATCGTTTATTTTTTGGTAAATATCCCTGCAGTCGACCGGCTGATTATTCCTGATACGCTGAAAAACCGCCGAGTCTATGCCCGTGCACTGCAGCATTTCGTCGAAAGCGGCGTATATAAAACGGCGGAGCATTCCGGCGTTCTCATTTTTGTCTCCGTATTGGAGCGAAAAGTGTTTGTTATCGCCGATTCGGGGATTGCCGAAAAAGTAGCGCAAAACGAATGGGACGGTATTTGCAAAATTATGACCGAGGGGCTAAAAAAACGAAGCGCCGCTCAAGCCTTTGCCGATTCCGTAAAGGAATGCGGAAGGATCCTGCAACAGCACTTTCCCAACAAAGCTGAAAATCCCAATGAATTGCCTGACGGGCTTATCTTTTTAGAATCATAG
- a CDS encoding serine dehydratase subunit alpha family protein, translating into MELTDFDCKQFIAILQEELVPALGCTEPIAIAYAGAHARALLGKIPDRVCIKSSGNIIKNVKSVTVPNSGNMKGIPAAAAIGIIGGNPDKGLEVLADITEADIARTKEFLEKVPCKVSLLDTVASLHFIVEVFAGNDSASVEIIHQHTNIVHTTKNGKDVLSVPFDPASANAALTDRSGLSVKKILEFADTIDLDRVRPVLERQIEYNTRIAQEGLNHRYGINAGANLLEAAQAEQAVTVKIRAQAAAAAGSDARMSGCTLPVVTNSGSGNQGLTASLPIIVFAEEKKLPHDKLLRGLLVSNLIAIHQKTRIGRLSAYCGAVSAGCGSGAGITYLSDGSYEQVCATITNTLAVVSGIVCDGAKPSCAAKIAVSVDAAMNAHYLAMRNRVFQPGEGIVKGDIEKTIAGVGSVAADGMRETDKVILKIMVED; encoded by the coding sequence ATGGAACTTACGGACTTTGACTGTAAACAGTTCATTGCAATTCTTCAAGAAGAATTGGTTCCTGCGCTCGGCTGTACCGAACCGATTGCCATTGCGTATGCGGGCGCTCACGCCCGCGCCTTACTCGGGAAGATTCCCGACCGTGTGTGCATCAAAAGCAGCGGAAACATTATTAAAAATGTAAAGAGTGTTACCGTTCCCAATTCGGGTAACATGAAGGGAATTCCGGCAGCGGCGGCAATCGGTATTATCGGCGGAAATCCCGATAAGGGGCTTGAAGTTCTTGCCGATATAACCGAAGCCGATATTGCCCGTACAAAGGAATTTTTGGAAAAGGTTCCCTGTAAGGTTTCGTTATTGGATACTGTTGCTTCTCTGCATTTTATTGTGGAAGTTTTTGCAGGCAACGACAGTGCTTCGGTTGAGATCATCCATCAGCACACAAATATCGTGCACACAACCAAAAACGGAAAAGATGTGCTGAGTGTTCCGTTCGATCCGGCCAGTGCGAACGCTGCGTTGACCGACCGGTCGGGCTTATCAGTAAAGAAGATTCTCGAATTTGCCGATACGATAGACCTTGACCGTGTCCGTCCGGTACTGGAGCGCCAGATTGAATATAATACCCGCATCGCGCAGGAAGGGCTGAATCACCGCTATGGTATTAACGCGGGAGCGAACCTGCTCGAAGCCGCTCAGGCGGAACAAGCCGTTACGGTAAAAATCCGTGCACAGGCCGCCGCCGCAGCCGGTTCCGATGCTCGTATGAGCGGCTGTACCTTGCCGGTTGTTACGAATTCCGGCAGCGGCAATCAGGGGTTGACGGCTTCGTTACCGATTATCGTGTTTGCGGAAGAAAAAAAACTTCCGCATGATAAGCTCTTACGCGGGTTGTTGGTTAGCAACCTGATTGCAATTCATCAAAAAACGCGGATTGGGCGGCTTTCGGCCTATTGCGGGGCTGTCAGTGCCGGATGCGGAAGCGGAGCGGGCATTACATATTTGTCAGACGGCAGCTATGAGCAGGTATGCGCGACCATTACCAATACCCTTGCCGTTGTATCGGGGATTGTCTGTGACGGCGCAAAGCCTTCATGTGCTGCAAAGATTGCCGTATCGGTCGACGCGGCAATGAATGCACATTATCTTGCCATGCGGAACAGGGTATTCCAACCGGGCGAAGGTATTGTGAAAGGCGATATAGAAAAGACCATTGCCGGGGTAGGCTCGGTTGCTGCCGACGGCATGAGGGAAACCGATAAGGTCATATTAAAAATCATGGTGGAAGACTAG